In Candidatus Hadarchaeales archaeon, one DNA window encodes the following:
- a CDS encoding transglutaminase-like domain-containing protein, whose amino-acid sequence MNRWICPLLSSLLLLFLLPPSFAGSSVYSFQATYRLTNTSSSEVEGWLEVFAFDNENFGWDFQVVLEENFSPMPQEFRGEDNRILKFLLGKLPPGSWKEVRLIQLLRVKGRKWERLEGEGEIPQELLKFTVPVPNLWEDAPELKEKAEELRGETPYLTAKNLFEFVKNHLSYVKWAQDQSALQAYRSRVGKCTEFTNLFIALARLSGLPAKFLAGYGYNSKLGENAEEMGHAFAILYLPGVGWVPVDETWMGGQFGELGEDHLILFSSDGSNLVKNGRVSIPGEKWSGGTKLEKFLYLYREAAVEADLKRGGLENGKIAVMVTLRNTGRSILEDLTVRLEVEEDSFRPVAPQMVKRLSPREEVEVDFYLEPLRGAENSPLRAEVWARSPYGEVSSESTMFLTVVIEPAPSPLPLPSELLLSAVAGLVVVVVLILLLKRR is encoded by the coding sequence ATGAACAGGTGGATTTGTCCCCTTCTCTCCTCCCTCCTTCTTCTTTTCCTCCTTCCTCCCTCCTTCGCCGGTTCTTCTGTCTATTCCTTCCAAGCCACCTACAGGCTCACCAACACCAGTTCCTCCGAAGTAGAGGGTTGGCTAGAGGTCTTTGCCTTTGACAACGAGAACTTCGGGTGGGATTTCCAAGTGGTACTGGAAGAGAACTTCTCTCCCATGCCGCAAGAGTTTCGCGGGGAGGATAATAGGATCTTGAAGTTCCTTTTGGGAAAGCTTCCTCCAGGAAGTTGGAAGGAGGTCCGCCTAATCCAGCTCCTGAGGGTGAAAGGAAGGAAGTGGGAAAGGCTGGAGGGGGAGGGGGAAATCCCACAAGAGCTCCTGAAGTTCACGGTCCCCGTCCCGAACCTCTGGGAGGATGCTCCGGAGTTGAAGGAGAAGGCGGAGGAGTTGAGGGGGGAAACCCCCTATTTGACCGCCAAGAACCTCTTCGAGTTCGTGAAAAACCATCTGAGTTATGTCAAATGGGCTCAGGATCAGAGTGCCCTTCAGGCCTATCGAAGCCGTGTGGGAAAGTGTACGGAGTTCACCAACCTCTTCATTGCGCTGGCTAGGCTCTCCGGTCTTCCCGCCAAGTTCCTAGCTGGATATGGCTACAACTCCAAGCTGGGTGAAAACGCCGAGGAAATGGGGCATGCCTTTGCAATCCTGTACCTCCCGGGTGTGGGATGGGTGCCGGTGGACGAGACTTGGATGGGAGGACAGTTTGGGGAACTGGGGGAGGATCATCTCATCCTCTTCTCCAGCGATGGTTCCAATTTGGTAAAGAACGGAAGGGTGAGCATTCCGGGTGAGAAATGGAGTGGGGGAACGAAGCTGGAAAAATTCCTCTACCTTTACAGGGAGGCAGCGGTGGAAGCGGACCTGAAGAGAGGGGGACTGGAGAATGGAAAAATAGCAGTGATGGTAACTCTGAGAAATACTGGCAGGAGCATTCTCGAAGATCTAACCGTGCGCTTGGAAGTGGAGGAGGACTCTTTCCGTCCCGTGGCCCCACAGATGGTGAAGAGGCTGTCTCCCAGGGAGGAGGTGGAGGTGGATTTCTACTTGGAGCCCTTGAGGGGAGCGGAGAATTCTCCCTTGAGGGCAGAGGTATGGGCCCGCAGCCCCTATGGGGAGGTTTCCTCGGAGAGCACCATGTTCCTTACGGTGGTTATCGAACCCGCACCTTCCCCACTCCCTCTGCCCTCCGAGCTCCTTCTATCCGCGGTAGCAGGGTTAGTGGTGGTAGTAGTCCTGATCCTTCTCCTCAAACGCCGCTGA